A single genomic interval of Zunongwangia sp. HGR-M22 harbors:
- a CDS encoding 3-keto-disaccharide hydrolase, with product MKKSKIITLILFGIGYSSIGFSQMDAPTTPPEESPMPMKPEMTEIWEPQIEKITPGEKPGDAPSDAIILFNGKNLDQWVSQNDTEKSAPWAIKDGYFEVVPGTGGIQTKMKFGDAQIHIEWSAPDKVENSGQGRGNSGLFLQNRYELQILDSYNNRSYSNGQAASIYKDAPPLVNAMRSPDKWNVYDVIYTAPRFKDGKLDQKAKITVLHNGVVVQNNTTIQGLTLYIGLHNYPEAHEEDVIALQDHGTKVQFRNIWVRKL from the coding sequence ATGAAAAAATCTAAAATAATCACACTAATTTTATTCGGAATTGGATATTCTAGCATCGGTTTTTCGCAGATGGATGCTCCTACTACTCCACCTGAGGAATCTCCAATGCCTATGAAACCAGAAATGACTGAAATTTGGGAGCCACAGATAGAAAAAATTACTCCGGGAGAAAAGCCGGGCGATGCACCTTCAGATGCGATTATACTTTTTAATGGTAAGAATTTAGACCAATGGGTAAGCCAGAATGATACCGAGAAATCAGCACCCTGGGCTATAAAAGATGGTTATTTTGAGGTTGTGCCGGGAACAGGAGGCATACAAACCAAAATGAAGTTTGGCGATGCGCAAATTCATATTGAATGGAGTGCACCAGATAAAGTTGAAAATTCTGGGCAAGGCCGTGGAAATAGTGGTTTATTTCTTCAGAATAGATACGAATTACAGATTTTAGATTCTTACAATAACCGCTCTTACAGCAATGGGCAGGCTGCTAGTATTTATAAAGATGCACCGCCTTTGGTTAACGCCATGCGCTCTCCTGATAAATGGAATGTTTACGATGTGATCTACACTGCACCGCGTTTTAAAGATGGTAAGTTAGATCAAAAAGCTAAGATCACCGTGCTTCACAATGGTGTGGTTGTACAAAACAATACCACAATACAGGGCTTAACACTTTATATTGGCCTACATAATTATCCTGAAGCACACGAAGAAGATGTAATCGCTTTACAGGATCACGGTACTAAAGTACAGTTTAGAAATATTTGGGTTAGAAAATTATAA
- a CDS encoding YkgJ family cysteine cluster protein has protein sequence MKLEEKVRAVESLFETLSEELNTFQAHAGFSCAAGCGKCCEKPGIQASPLEFLPWALQCFVEGKAEETLEALSNTSVEICHNYKMLSLENSTGRCTAYTHRGLVCRLFGYGAQRAKNNKLQLISCKLLKQSENFSKAAVSINNGLSVPVFSDYYLRLSQIDFGMGRKILPINKAMKLALEEVLHYYSYRPVPKNWKRVA, from the coding sequence ATGAAATTAGAAGAAAAAGTAAGGGCAGTCGAAAGTTTATTCGAAACCCTTTCAGAAGAACTTAATACTTTTCAAGCTCATGCTGGTTTTAGCTGCGCCGCTGGTTGTGGTAAATGCTGTGAAAAACCAGGTATCCAGGCATCCCCTTTAGAATTTTTACCATGGGCCTTACAATGCTTCGTTGAAGGCAAAGCTGAAGAAACATTGGAGGCGCTAAGCAATACATCGGTAGAAATTTGCCATAATTATAAAATGCTGAGTTTAGAGAATAGCACCGGCCGTTGTACTGCATACACGCACCGCGGCCTTGTTTGTAGATTATTTGGCTATGGGGCACAGAGAGCTAAAAATAATAAACTTCAGCTTATAAGCTGCAAGCTGTTGAAACAATCAGAAAACTTTAGCAAAGCTGCTGTATCCATAAATAATGGACTATCTGTTCCTGTTTTTAGTGATTATTATTTACGCCTTTCGCAAATTGATTTTGGAATGGGTAGAAAAATTCTTCCTATCAATAAAGCAATGAAATTAGCGCTAGAAGAAGTTTTACATTATTATTCGTATCGACCGGTTCCAAAAAATTGGAAACGAGTAGCATAG
- a CDS encoding DUF4494 domain-containing protein, which translates to MSVIWYECKVKYRKTHETGEQKVVSEVYLLDAVSFTEAESRITEEMQKLTSEDFKIMNIKVANFAEVHPFENSDRWFKSKVSLIAMDEESGKEKKSNIYLLVQANDVKEAYENTEKAMEETMGDFSIPAITESPILDVFPYFTGEEEQLEKFNMMDAVENLNEEVSQEEE; encoded by the coding sequence ATGAGCGTTATTTGGTACGAATGTAAGGTGAAATACAGAAAAACACATGAAACCGGAGAGCAAAAAGTAGTTTCTGAAGTATACTTATTAGATGCCGTTTCTTTCACTGAAGCAGAATCGAGAATCACCGAAGAAATGCAAAAGCTAACTAGTGAAGATTTTAAAATTATGAATATAAAGGTTGCCAATTTTGCAGAAGTTCATCCTTTTGAAAATTCTGATCGTTGGTTTAAATCTAAGGTATCACTGATAGCTATGGATGAAGAAAGCGGGAAAGAGAAAAAATCTAACATTTATCTTTTAGTGCAGGCTAACGATGTGAAAGAAGCTTATGAGAATACTGAAAAAGCGATGGAAGAAACTATGGGAGATTTTAGTATTCCGGCAATTACAGAATCGCCAATTTTAGATGTATTTCCATACTTTACTGGTGAAGAGGAACAACTCGAGAAGTTTAATATGATGGATGCTGTAGAAAACCTAAACGAAGAAGTAAGCCAGGAAGAAGAATAA
- a CDS encoding STAS domain-containing protein: protein MNATGNIKAIIISGILNAYTIKKIENDLISGIHEAVDHLKIDINQVTDIDVTAAFTLYMLKEKAKELGKLISIERNECVALKKLKQYKIERLL from the coding sequence ATGAATGCTACTGGTAATATTAAAGCGATTATAATATCGGGAATTTTAAATGCCTATACCATCAAAAAAATTGAAAATGATCTAATCTCAGGAATACATGAAGCAGTAGACCACCTAAAAATAGATATTAATCAGGTAACAGATATAGACGTTACGGCAGCCTTTACTCTTTATATGCTGAAAGAAAAAGCAAAAGAATTGGGTAAATTAATAAGCATTGAAAGAAATGAATGTGTTGCTCTTAAAAAATTAAAGCAGTATAAAATAGAAAGATTATTATAG
- a CDS encoding LytR/AlgR family response regulator transcription factor, with the protein MKCIIVDDEELQISVCKMLVLEHNELELAGTFNSALTALKFINETKNIDLIFLDIMLPHIDGFDMLSIMQDPPRVILMSSAKEFAIKAFEFDPVLDYLLKPIEKVRFNKAVQKAIGKNRIMQKPNTIGNGAFYVQSDKRLIRINPSEIDFIEASGNYVCIHLEKQKILTYTSLKKVFAKLASDNFLQTHRSYIINTNKIEDLKDNSVLINKRIIPISRRYKKNVLELINVL; encoded by the coding sequence ATGAAATGTATTATAGTAGATGATGAAGAATTACAGATTTCTGTTTGTAAAATGTTAGTCTTAGAACATAATGAACTGGAACTGGCAGGAACATTTAATAGCGCCCTTACCGCTCTTAAATTTATTAATGAAACAAAAAATATTGATCTCATTTTTCTAGACATTATGTTACCCCATATTGATGGATTTGATATGCTGTCCATAATGCAAGATCCTCCTCGAGTAATCTTAATGTCATCGGCAAAAGAATTTGCGATCAAAGCATTTGAATTTGATCCTGTACTCGATTATTTACTAAAGCCTATAGAAAAAGTACGCTTCAATAAAGCTGTGCAAAAAGCTATTGGCAAAAATAGAATAATGCAAAAACCTAATACCATAGGAAACGGAGCCTTTTATGTGCAAAGTGACAAACGACTAATAAGAATAAATCCTTCTGAAATTGATTTTATTGAAGCTAGTGGAAATTATGTATGCATTCATTTAGAAAAGCAAAAGATTTTAACCTATACCAGTTTAAAGAAAGTTTTTGCCAAACTCGCTTCAGATAATTTTTTACAAACACATCGATCTTATATAATAAACACCAATAAAATCGAAGATTTAAAAGATAATAGCGTTCTTATCAATAAAAGAATAATTCCTATAAGCAGGCGCTACAAAAAAAATGTTCTCGAGCTAATCAATGTTCTTTAA
- a CDS encoding efflux RND transporter periplasmic adaptor subunit, with protein sequence MSRSLMIISLCVLFLSIGCESHKEKKEEKSKFLVTSPVRKDTLIVNQYVAQIQSIRNIEVRAQERGYLENIYVDEGQVVKKGQLMFKIMPKLYNAELQKAKAEAHFAQIEYQNTKQLADSNVVAPNELAMAKAKYEKAKAEQSLAQVHLEFTEIRAPFDGIVDRLHLKLGSLVEEGELLTSLSDNSDMWVYYNVPEAEYLDYQQAVHEDDTTKVELLMANNQVYKHEGFVQTIEGEFNNETGNIAFRANFPNPEGLLRHGETGSVLTKVPFKNSLLIPQKATFEVLSKHYVYVVNEDHKIEPREISLSGELPHIYAISDGITEDDKILLEGLRKVRDGDEIEYEFEEPQQVIDHLQLYAE encoded by the coding sequence ATGAGTAGAAGTCTCATGATTATTAGCCTGTGCGTTTTATTTTTAAGCATAGGCTGCGAATCCCACAAAGAAAAGAAAGAAGAAAAATCCAAATTTCTTGTAACTAGTCCCGTTCGAAAAGATACATTGATTGTAAATCAATATGTAGCACAAATCCAATCAATCCGAAATATCGAGGTACGCGCGCAAGAGCGAGGTTATTTAGAAAATATTTATGTAGATGAAGGGCAAGTTGTAAAGAAGGGGCAATTAATGTTTAAAATTATGCCAAAGCTTTACAATGCTGAATTGCAGAAAGCTAAAGCTGAAGCACATTTTGCCCAAATTGAATATCAAAACACTAAACAATTAGCCGATAGTAATGTAGTTGCTCCTAATGAATTAGCAATGGCTAAAGCGAAATACGAAAAAGCAAAAGCCGAGCAATCCTTAGCGCAGGTTCATCTTGAATTTACTGAAATTAGAGCTCCTTTTGATGGGATCGTAGATCGCCTTCATTTAAAATTAGGAAGTTTAGTTGAAGAAGGGGAGTTACTAACCAGCTTATCTGATAACAGCGATATGTGGGTTTATTATAACGTTCCTGAAGCCGAATATTTAGATTATCAACAAGCAGTTCATGAAGATGACACTACTAAAGTAGAACTTTTAATGGCTAATAATCAGGTTTATAAGCATGAAGGTTTTGTGCAAACTATAGAAGGAGAGTTTAATAACGAAACTGGTAATATTGCTTTTAGAGCGAATTTCCCAAATCCTGAAGGTCTTTTAAGGCATGGTGAAACAGGTAGCGTTTTAACTAAAGTACCTTTTAAAAACTCGTTGCTAATCCCACAAAAAGCAACTTTTGAGGTATTAAGTAAACATTACGTTTATGTGGTAAACGAGGATCACAAAATTGAACCACGTGAAATTTCACTTTCCGGTGAACTTCCCCATATCTACGCAATAAGTGACGGAATTACTGAAGATGACAAAATTTTGCTAGAAGGTCTTCGAAAAGTAAGAGATGGAGACGAAATCGAATACGAATTTGAAGAACCGCAGCAAGTTATCGATCACTTACAATTATATGCAGAGTAA
- a CDS encoding efflux RND transporter permease subunit, with amino-acid sequence MFKRFIHRPVFAIVISIIIVFMGSLAIKKLPISQFPQIAPTTVNIFVAYPGASADVLVKSTLITLENSINGVQGMRYLATDATSAGEATLRVIFEPGTDPNDAVVKVKTRVDQVMPLLPELVQREGVTITPIQPSMLMYVNLYSKKESMDEKFLYNYANVKMIPEINRIKGIARSKILGSRKYAMRVWLNPDRMRAYDVSVDEVMEAMKEQSIVGRPGRLGRSSGIQAQSLEYVLTYKGRYNEPEQYENIIIRANAEGESLRLKDIGRVELGSEFFDIYSNLDGHPSAAIVLKQSYGSNASDVIDEVKDELEKMKEDFPPGMDYKLSYDVSQFLDASIEQVVDTLRDAFILVAVVVFIFLGDWRSTLIPILAVPVSLVGAFFVIQFFGISINLVTLFALVLAIGIVVDDAIVVVEAVHAKFDEYPDISPYVAVKQVLGEIGGAIIAITAVMVSVFLPISFMSGPVGTFYRQFSITMASAIVISAIIALTLTPVLCAILLKNHHGKEHKQNFLTKGLDKFNSGFDKLTGKYVSVLKRMVSRKWLTFGILIAFCAGIYLENQVLPSGFVPSEDQGTIYAIIQTPPGATLERTNEVSRKLQAICEEVDGIESVASLAGYEIMTEGRGSNAGTCLINLKEWSDRDHTVTEIMEELEEKSKDLGAVIEFFEPPAIPGFGSSGGFSMRLLDENTETDYQDFDKINQEFMENLRQRPELKGLFTFFAANYPQYELEFNNELAMQKGVSIGDAMENLNILIGSTYEQGFIKYNRFFKVYVQSDPKFRRLPSDVLNMYVKNDHGEMVPYSAFMKLKKLQGPNEVTRFNMYNSAAIRGLPAEGYTTADAIGAIKEVAKETLPKNYDIAWEGLSYDEAQRGNESIYIFLIVLIFVYFVLAAQYESFIIPLSVIFSLPVGVFGSFMLLKFMGLQNDIYAQIGLIMLVGLLGKNAVLIVEFAVMKHHEGLSILDAAIEGAKVRFRPILMTSFAFIAGLIPLILASGAGAVGNRTLGASALGGMLFGTIFGVLIVPGLYYIFGSLAEGRSLIKFEDENPLTEDFEYDE; translated from the coding sequence ATGTTTAAACGTTTTATACATAGACCCGTATTTGCCATTGTTATTTCTATAATAATAGTATTTATGGGGTCTTTAGCCATAAAAAAACTGCCAATATCGCAGTTTCCCCAAATTGCACCAACTACAGTGAACATCTTTGTAGCTTATCCAGGGGCCAGTGCAGATGTTTTAGTAAAATCTACCCTTATTACCCTAGAAAATTCTATTAATGGGGTGCAGGGAATGCGTTATTTAGCTACAGATGCTACGAGTGCAGGTGAAGCTACCCTTAGGGTAATTTTTGAACCGGGAACAGATCCAAATGATGCAGTAGTAAAAGTAAAAACCCGGGTAGACCAGGTTATGCCCTTATTGCCCGAGCTTGTGCAGCGGGAAGGGGTGACAATTACACCCATTCAACCCAGTATGTTGATGTACGTAAACCTTTATTCTAAAAAGGAAAGTATGGATGAAAAATTTCTATACAATTACGCCAACGTAAAGATGATACCTGAAATTAATAGAATCAAAGGAATTGCGCGGTCTAAAATTTTGGGAAGTAGAAAATATGCTATGCGTGTTTGGTTAAATCCTGATAGGATGCGTGCTTATGATGTTTCTGTAGACGAGGTGATGGAAGCTATGAAAGAGCAAAGTATCGTCGGAAGACCAGGTCGTTTAGGTCGAAGCTCTGGTATACAGGCACAATCTTTAGAATATGTATTAACTTATAAAGGTCGATATAATGAACCAGAGCAATATGAAAATATTATCATTAGAGCTAATGCTGAAGGTGAAAGCTTACGTTTAAAAGATATTGGTAGGGTAGAACTAGGAAGTGAATTCTTTGATATTTATTCTAATTTAGATGGTCATCCATCTGCAGCTATTGTCTTAAAACAAAGTTACGGTAGTAACGCCAGCGATGTTATAGATGAAGTTAAAGACGAGTTGGAAAAAATGAAAGAAGATTTTCCTCCTGGTATGGATTACAAACTCAGTTATGATGTATCGCAGTTTTTAGATGCCTCTATAGAGCAGGTGGTAGATACTTTAAGAGATGCTTTTATTCTGGTTGCCGTCGTAGTATTTATTTTCTTGGGTGATTGGCGCTCCACACTTATACCTATTCTTGCTGTTCCGGTTTCCTTGGTAGGGGCGTTTTTTGTGATCCAATTTTTTGGTATTTCTATAAACTTGGTAACGCTTTTTGCTTTAGTATTAGCGATAGGTATTGTGGTAGATGATGCCATTGTCGTCGTCGAGGCGGTACATGCCAAGTTTGATGAGTATCCAGATATATCTCCATATGTAGCCGTAAAACAGGTTTTAGGAGAAATTGGTGGGGCGATTATCGCAATTACTGCCGTAATGGTTTCGGTTTTCTTACCTATCTCGTTTATGTCTGGACCGGTTGGTACGTTCTACAGACAATTCTCTATCACTATGGCTAGTGCCATCGTGATTTCAGCAATAATAGCACTTACTTTAACGCCGGTCTTATGCGCAATTTTACTTAAGAACCATCATGGTAAAGAGCATAAGCAAAATTTCTTAACCAAAGGACTGGATAAATTTAATTCAGGATTCGATAAACTTACCGGTAAATATGTAAGTGTTTTAAAGCGAATGGTAAGTAGAAAATGGTTAACATTCGGGATTTTAATTGCTTTTTGTGCTGGGATATACTTAGAAAATCAGGTATTGCCTTCAGGTTTTGTGCCTAGTGAAGATCAGGGAACCATTTACGCGATTATTCAAACTCCACCGGGAGCAACCTTAGAGAGAACTAACGAGGTTTCCAGAAAACTACAGGCAATTTGTGAAGAAGTAGATGGTATCGAATCTGTAGCATCTTTAGCAGGTTACGAGATCATGACAGAAGGTAGGGGGTCTAATGCTGGTACCTGTTTGATTAACCTAAAAGAATGGTCTGATCGTGATCATACGGTTACAGAAATTATGGAAGAACTGGAGGAAAAATCTAAAGATCTTGGTGCGGTTATCGAGTTCTTTGAGCCACCGGCAATTCCAGGTTTTGGTTCTTCAGGAGGTTTTTCTATGCGTCTATTAGATGAAAATACAGAGACAGACTATCAAGATTTTGATAAGATCAACCAGGAGTTTATGGAGAATTTAAGACAGCGTCCAGAGCTTAAAGGACTGTTTACATTCTTCGCTGCAAATTATCCGCAATATGAATTAGAATTCAATAACGAACTCGCCATGCAAAAAGGTGTTTCTATTGGCGATGCCATGGAAAACCTGAATATTTTAATTGGTAGTACGTACGAGCAGGGATTCATTAAATACAATAGATTCTTTAAAGTATATGTACAGTCTGATCCTAAATTTAGAAGATTACCTTCAGATGTATTAAACATGTATGTGAAAAACGATCACGGAGAGATGGTGCCTTATTCGGCTTTTATGAAGCTTAAGAAACTTCAAGGTCCTAATGAGGTGACACGTTTCAATATGTATAATTCGGCTGCTATACGTGGTTTGCCGGCCGAAGGTTATACCACGGCAGATGCTATTGGTGCGATAAAAGAGGTTGCAAAAGAAACTCTTCCGAAGAATTATGATATTGCATGGGAAGGTCTTTCTTATGACGAAGCACAGCGCGGTAACGAATCTATTTATATTTTCTTAATCGTTTTGATCTTCGTTTATTTTGTTCTCGCAGCACAATACGAAAGTTTTATAATTCCTCTTTCTGTGATATTTTCCTTACCTGTAGGTGTTTTTGGTTCGTTTATGCTTCTTAAGTTTATGGGACTTCAAAATGATATCTATGCACAAATTGGATTAATTATGCTTGTTGGTCTCCTAGGGAAAAATGCGGTATTAATTGTGGAGTTTGCTGTAATGAAACATCATGAAGGTTTATCAATTCTAGATGCAGCAATAGAGGGAGCCAAAGTAAGATTTAGACCAATTTTGATGACTTCTTTTGCCTTTATCGCAGGGCTTATTCCTTTAATCTTAGCCAGTGGAGCAGGAGCTGTAGGAAATAGAACTTTAGGTGCCTCTGCGTTAGGAGGAATGCTCTTTGGGACAATCTTCGGGGTACTTATAGTTCCCGGTCTATATTATATCTTCGGAAGTCTTGCCGAAGGAAGATCACTTATAAAATTCGAAGACGAAAATCCATTAACTGAAGATTTTGAATATGATGAATAG